The following proteins are co-located in the Malus sylvestris chromosome 13, drMalSylv7.2, whole genome shotgun sequence genome:
- the LOC126596863 gene encoding heavy metal-associated isoprenylated plant protein 33-like — protein MSKEEFLKIQKCVLKVNIHCDGCKHKVKKILQKIDGVFTTDIDSEQGKVTVSGNVDPAILIKKLAKSGKHAELWGAPKANNNQSNLPNQFKNMQIDNGKGENNGGKGGQKGGGGGGGGGGANNQPKSGQQGGQKPQQQQQQNQQLQQQQLQQFKQQQLQQLQQQQLQQQLQQQQLQQLQQMKGFQDLKLPPLKGMQMPSNFKDQNPNPNQKAVKFNMREEEDLSDDEYDDLDDDDDYDYDDDEFDDNMDEPHHPLTKGKPVMMGNGGQGMPPNMGMINELMKGNHPQMMNAAAQKGGGGNGGAQNGGGAVVNGKKGGGGGGGPVPVGGGNNEGKNGSGGKKGGGGGGDQHHNQGGGGGKNGGKSGGSPLDGKNGGGGNAKNGNSGQGGPNGSMNNGNGGKKGGGGGGGGGGGGMSEVQAMKNAFQNMGGRPQGMPGVNVGQMGNMNMGMGPMSMPMSQMGNIPAVQGLPAGAMNGGGGGGPGGGYFQGGGPEAMPGNPYQQQQYLQAVMNQQRAMGNERFQPMMYARPPPAVNYMPPGPPPPYPYPYAPPPAGEPYTHFFSDENTSSCNVM, from the exons ATGAGTAAAGAAGAGTTCTTGAAGATCCAG AAATGTGTTCTCAAAGTGAACATCCACTGTGATGGGTGTAAACACAAAGTAAAGAAAATCCTGCAGAAAATCGATG GGGTTTTCACCACCGACATAGATTCAGAGCAGGGGAAGGTGACGGTCTCCGGAAATGTGGACCCTGCTATTCTGATTAAGAAGCTTGCAAAATCCGGCAAACATGCAGAGCTTTGGGGCGCTCCGAAGGCAAACAACAACCAGAGCAACCTCCCTAATCAGTTCAAGAACATGCAAATTGACAATGGCAAGGGTGAAAACAACGGCGGTAAAGGCGGGCAGAAGGGTGGTGGcggcggtggcggtggcggtggtgCTAACAACCAGCCAAAGAGCGGCCAACAAGGCGGCCAGAAaccgcagcagcagcagcagcagaaccAGCAGCTTCAGCAGCAGCAACTGCAGCAATTCAAGCAGCAGCAACTGCAGCAACTCCAGCAGCAGCAACTGCAGCAACAACTCCAGCAGCAGCAACTGCAGCAACTCCAGCAAATGAAAGGGTTCCAAGATCTGAAGCTGCCCCCATTGAAGGGCATGCAAATGCCCTCTAATTTCAAGGACCAGAACCCGAACCCGAATCAGAAGGCGGTGAAGTTCAACATGCGGGAGGAAGAGGATTTGAGTGACGATGAGTACGATGACCTTGATGACGATGATGACTATGACTATGACGACGATGAGTTTGATGATAACATGGATGAGCCCCATCATCCTCTCACAAAGGGGAAGCCTGTGATGATGGGCAATGGTGGCCAGGGGATGCCTCCGAACATGGGGATGATAAATGAGTTGATGAAGGGGAACCATCCTCAGATGATGAATGCCGCCGCCCAAAAGGGTGGTGGCGGGAATGGTGGTGCCCAGAATGGAGGTGGTGCTGTGGTTAATGGGAAGAAGGGAGGAGGAGGCGGTGGTGGGCCTGTGCCTGTTGGTGGTGGGAACAATGAGGGTAAAAATGGAAGTGGAGGAAAGAAGGGCGGCGGCGGTGGTGGAGACCAACACCACAATCAAGGAGGCGGGGGTGGAAAGAATGGAGGCAAAAGTGGGGGCTCTCCGTTGGATGGCAAAAATGGTGGTGGGGGAAATGCCAAGAATGGGAACAGTGGTCAAGGGGGTCCTAATGGGAGCATGAACAATGGCAATGGGGGTAAAAAGGGTGGTggaggcggcggcggcggcggcggaggaggaATGAGTGAAGTTCAAGCTATGAAAAATGCTTTTCAGAACATGGGTGGCCGTCCTCAGGGCATGCCTGGAGTTAATGTGGGTCAGATGGGCAACATGAACATGGGAATGGGGCCAATGAGCATGCCTATGAGCCAAATGGGCAACATTCCAGCTGTTCAAGGCCTTCCGGCTGGCGCCATGAATGGCGGTGGTGGAGGAGGCCCCGGCGGAGGGTACTTCCAAGGAGGTGGGCCCGAGGCCATGCCTGGTAACCCctaccaacaacaacaatactTGCAGGCTGTGATGAACCAGCAAAGGGCAATGGGCAATGAGAGGTTCCAACCAATGATGTATGCTAGGCCACCACCTGCTGTCAACTACATGCCGCCCGGCCCCCCACCTCCATACCCATACCCATACGCTCCTCCTCCAGCTGGTGAACCATACACTCACTTCTTCAGTGATGAGAACACCTCAAGTTGCAATGTGATGtga